From one Nilaparvata lugens isolate BPH chromosome 2, ASM1435652v1, whole genome shotgun sequence genomic stretch:
- the LOC120349799 gene encoding uncharacterized protein LOC120349799 — protein MKSSRLLISRIRLWKNISGSPSSRLDSWKRHTNQEVGGGWWLTGHVGWRLGGGTLRSLGDAWSDLRRRRYRVGRPHSLISLSRTLIGINRIDDVINLRRRQLG, from the exons atgaagtcctccaggctgttgatatctcgcatccggctctggaaaaacatcagcggctcgccaagtagtagactggacagttggaaacgccatactaaccaagag gttggtggcGGCTGGTGGTTGACTGGTCACGTCGGATGGCGACTGGGTGGCGGCACTCTCCGTTCCCTCGGCGAtgcttggagcgatctgcgaagacgccggtaccgggttggacgccctcactccctcatctccctcagccggactctcatcggaattaatcgcatcgacgacgttatcaatcttcgtagaagacaattgggctaa